CCAAAAAGAACGAATAGTGGAAGAACTGAAGCTGTTAGAGAAACAAAAAACGATTTCTCAAGAAGAACTTATGCGAATTTTTTCCATTTCCAAAGATACAGCAAGGCGAGATATTTTAAAATTAGTGGAAAGTGGACTTGCGGAACGATATCCAGGTGGCGTGTCACAACCGATTTTAAAACCGCAAATAGAAAGTTATACTAGTAGATTAGTGAAACAGAGCGCACAGAAACAAGAGATTGCTCATGCGGCTGGTAAAACGATAAAAGATCATATGACAATCTATTTAGATGTTTCTACCACCGTTCATTTTTTAGCATCAGAGCTCGAGCAACATGATTTAGTAGTAGTAACGAATTCGATGGATAATGCCATAGCTGCATCTCAGAATCAAGATAATAAAGTATACTTGCTCGGTGGTTTTTTCAACTTCCATTCGCGTGTATTATCAGGCGAGCCCGTTTTAGACCAACTCAAACAATTTAATTTTGATCTGGCTTTTATTGGCGGAGCTGGACTAACGGAAGATGGTATCTTTTATTCAGAACTTACAGATGTATACATGAAGCAAGAGATTATCAGAAATTCCGAAAAAGTATTTTTACTAATTGATAGTACAAAAGTGAATAAAAAGGCAGCTTCCAAAATTGATTTTTCTGGAATTGATGCCGTAATAACAGATCAGCCTTTGCCAAAAGATTTAATGCAGCACCTTATTTCTAAAGAAGTAGAAGTTATCTCTTTGAAAGGATTGTGAAAATAATGGCCGTTATCAAAAATGTAAAAATTTACAAAGAAAATGAATTAATCGATGCAACAGTTATTACAGAAGGAAATTTGATAAAAGAAGTTTGTTCGATTACGCCTGAAAAGTATTCAGATGAGCCAACTTTTGATGGAAATGGACAGTTGCTAATTCCCGGAATGATTGACGTTCATATTCATGGGGCAAATAATTACGATATGATGGATGGCTCAACAGAAAGTATCCAAGCTGTTTCGATGGCTTGTGCGGAAACAGGATGTACTAGCTTCCTAGTAACATCGGTTAGTTCCTCTTTTGAAGACTTGATTCAAATGATTAAGCAAACCAAAAAAGTAATTGGAAAAGAGAAAGGTGCCAAAATTGCAGGAATTCATTTAGAAGGCCCCTACCTCAATATAGAAAAAAAAGGAATGCAAAATCCAGCCTATTTAAGACACCCCGATTTAAAAGAAATGAAAAAGATTTTCGATGAAGCAGATGGTCTGATAAAAATGGTCACGATTGCGCCAGAATTGCCTGGGGGTATCGAACTCATTGACTTCTTGAAAAAAAGAGGCGTTGTTGTCGCCATTGCACATTCCAATGCCACTTATGAAGAGGCGCAGAATGCTTTCGAACAAGGAGCAACTCACATCACACATTGCTTTAATGCTATGCCAGCCATTCATCACCGGGCACCAGGACTTGTTACAGCAGCCTTGGAAAATGATTCGGTAAGCGTTCAAACCATTGTTGACGGGGTCCACCTTCATCCTGGAATCGTGCGTCTCATTCATAAAATTAAAGGACCAGATAAAATGGTTCTCACAACCGATGCCCTTCAAGCAATGGGAGTTGGCGACGGGGAGTATATTTTTGGCGGTCACCAAGTAACAGTTAAGAACGGCATCGCACGCTTAAAAGACGGGACATTAGCTTCAAGTACCGTGACGATGAATAAATCCTTAAAGTTAAGTAATGAATTTGGGATTCACTTACAAGACGCTATTCAAATGGCAGCAAATACACCCGCAGATATTTTAGGAATGAAAAATTTTGGTCGAATTGAAAAAGGTTATATCGCTGACTTGGTTTTACTTGATGAAAAATTCGAAGTTCTAAGTACGTGGATTAATGGTGAAAAATACTAAATTGACTGGACCAATATCATCAAAGGAGTGGATTATAAAATATGCCAGTATTCAAACACGAAGGAATTGATTTTAACTATGAAATACAAGGAAAAGGTATCCCCTTTTTGTTTCTTCATGGACTAGGTGATAATTTAAAATTTGCTTTTGAAACATTTAACAATGATGAAAAAATCCAATTAATTTCATTGGATCAAAGAGGTCATGGGAAAAGCGGACATGATTCCAGAAAACTTAGCTACGATAGATTGGCAAGTGATGCATTAGCGTTAATGGATTATTTAGGAATACAGCGTTTTTATATCGGAGGATTATCTATGGGGGCTGGTGTGGCAGTGAATTTGGCAGTCCATGCAGAAAATAAAGTGATGGGACTTATATTACTTAGGAGTTCTGCGACAGATGAGCCGATGAAAAAAGAAGTGATAGAATGGTTTAGTACTGTAAGTAAGTATTTGCCTAGAGAAAATGGTTCTCAGTTATTTGAGCAGGATCCGATATTTCCATCGATAAAAGCTACTTACCCTAAAGCAATTGATACTTTTAAACGATATTTTGAAGATGCCGCCTCTGTTAATTACTTTAAAAAATTTATTGATATACCTAGAGATAGCCCAATAAAAAGTAAAAGTGAGTTAACTAATTTAACGATTCCCACACTTATACTTGCAAATAACTATGATGTGATTCATCCGATGGAATACAGTTTATTTTATGCACGTAATATGAAAAATGCTAATTATTATGAACTCACGCCTAAGACCATTGATGCAGAAAAACATAAAATCGAAATCGATACCTATATTAATACATTCATCCTAAGTAACTCAAAATAGAAATAAAAAAGCAGAAATCTTGTATATGCCATTGTCGAAAATGGCTTTATACAATGATTTCTGCTTATTTTTTATTTTACAGGAGGCGTAGAAACAATCGCTGTGATTTCACCAGTTACTTCCCAAGCTTTCACCTCATTTGGTAAAACGAAATGATCCCCTTTTTTAATCGCTTGCTCGTTCCCATCAATCGTAAGTACCGCTTCTCCGTCTAAAATACTAACTAACGTGTACGGCGCTTTAGCTGTAAATTCAGCCTTGCCATCCACTTCCCATTTATAAACACTAAAGAAGTCATTGGAAACAAAAGTCGTTTCTGTCAAACCGCCACGAGTTTCAGTACGAATATCTAGTTTCGCATCCACGTGAGGTGCCGTTGTAACATCAATCGCTTTATCTAAATGAAGTTCGCGCAAGTTTCCTTCTGCGTCTTTACGGTCATAGTCGTATACACGGTAAGTTGTGTCGGAGCTTTGTTGTGTTTCAAGTACCAACGTGCCAGTACCTAACGCGTGAATCGTACCACTTGGAACGTAATAAAATTCGCCTGGTTTAATCGCCACTTTACGAAGCAATTTATCCCATTCGCCATTTTTTGCCCAAGTAGCGAATTCTTCTTTGCTGGCTGCCTTATGTCCGTAAATTAGTTCCGCACCAGGCGCGCAGTCGATAATATACCAGCATTCGGTTTTGCCAAGTTCGCCGTTTTCATGTACTTTTGCGTATTCGTCATTTGGATGGACTTGTACAGAAAGATCCGTATTCGCATCCAAAATTTTTGTTAATAGCGGAAAAACCTCTTCTGTCGGATTGCCAAAAAGGGCAGGATTTTCTTGCCATAATTCCGCTAATGTTTTGCCTTTATATGCGCCGTTTTTGATTACGGAAGGACCATTCGGATGAGCGGAAATCGCCCAATCTTCTCCAGTAGTATCAGACGGGATATCATAACCAAAGTAATCATGTAATTTCGTTCCACCCCAAATTCGGTCTTGAAAAACAGGGTTTAAAAACAATGCTTCTGTCATTATAAAATTACCTCCATTCCAGCAATTTTGCTGGGTTTTGTCAATTAAAAGTATATACTAACTATCGTGAAGATGCTAGTTATTTTCCGCCTAAAAAGCCTCTTTCTTTTATTTGTTCGGTTAAATTCGGATAATATGGTCTGTCATAGAATTTTGCTAAACGTTCCGTGTAAGAAACAAAGCCCTCACGCTCTGAAAAAGGAATGATTTCTTGGTCGTATGCTTCGAGTAAAGGCATCACATCAGTTTGGTACATTTCCTCAAAATAAACTGCTTCTTTCGGCAAACGAGGTTTTACTGGCGCTTCGACATCAGGAACACCGATACAAAGTCCGACAACTGGCATGACAAATTCTGGTAAGCCTAAAAATTCGGATGTTGCCGTAATATTTCTGCGCAAGCCACCAATGCAAATTGTCCCATAATCAAGCGACTCAGCGGCTGTTAAAGCATTTTGCATACAAAGCCCGATATCCGTTGCCGCAACCATCAGTAAATCTTCTTCCGCAGCGATTTGGAAGCTTTTACCGTGCATGTCACTAGCAACTTTTACACGATGGAAGTCTGCTACAAAACAAAGAAATACGGAACATTCCGCTATGTATGGTTGATTCCCGCAAAGTTCGGCCATTTTATTTTTACGGTCTTGGTCTTTAATCGCAATAATGGAATAATGTTGACCATTAATCCACGACGGGGCTGCTTGAGCTGCTCGGATAATCGCATCTAGCTTTTCTTCTGGAATCTCGACCCCTTGTTTATATTTACGAAAAGAGCGATGATTTCTTAGCAAAGTTAATACGTCATTCATATTTATGCCTCCTAGATTTATCATTTAGTTAAAGTATAGCTTGTTTTTAGGCAATTGTTAATGTTTTCTCTTGTATTTCTGCCAGATATTTTCTACACTTAAAGAAAAAGAGGTGAAAAGATGTGCGCCAACAACAAATAGATTTTAAATGGCTTGAAGAAAACTTCCTGACTGCGAATGAAGCCGCGACTTACTTAGGCATATCTAAGCAAGCACTCCTTTCCTTGGCAAAACGCGAGGTACTCCCCTTTACGAAAAAAGGAAATATGGTTCTCTTTCACCGAATTGATATTGAACTTCGGCTCGAAAATCAACAAAGCTTGCGCGAAAAATACCGTCCGTTCGAAACGTAAATTTCACAAACAGCGAAACGGACG
This portion of the Listeria cossartiae subsp. cossartiae genome encodes:
- a CDS encoding DeoR/GlpR family DNA-binding transcription regulator, producing the protein MNQKERIVEELKLLEKQKTISQEELMRIFSISKDTARRDILKLVESGLAERYPGGVSQPILKPQIESYTSRLVKQSAQKQEIAHAAGKTIKDHMTIYLDVSTTVHFLASELEQHDLVVVTNSMDNAIAASQNQDNKVYLLGGFFNFHSRVLSGEPVLDQLKQFNFDLAFIGGAGLTEDGIFYSELTDVYMKQEIIRNSEKVFLLIDSTKVNKKAASKIDFSGIDAVITDQPLPKDLMQHLISKEVEVISLKGL
- the nagA gene encoding N-acetylglucosamine-6-phosphate deacetylase, with protein sequence MAVIKNVKIYKENELIDATVITEGNLIKEVCSITPEKYSDEPTFDGNGQLLIPGMIDVHIHGANNYDMMDGSTESIQAVSMACAETGCTSFLVTSVSSSFEDLIQMIKQTKKVIGKEKGAKIAGIHLEGPYLNIEKKGMQNPAYLRHPDLKEMKKIFDEADGLIKMVTIAPELPGGIELIDFLKKRGVVVAIAHSNATYEEAQNAFEQGATHITHCFNAMPAIHHRAPGLVTAALENDSVSVQTIVDGVHLHPGIVRLIHKIKGPDKMVLTTDALQAMGVGDGEYIFGGHQVTVKNGIARLKDGTLASSTVTMNKSLKLSNEFGIHLQDAIQMAANTPADILGMKNFGRIEKGYIADLVLLDEKFEVLSTWINGEKY
- a CDS encoding alpha/beta fold hydrolase, with the protein product MPVFKHEGIDFNYEIQGKGIPFLFLHGLGDNLKFAFETFNNDEKIQLISLDQRGHGKSGHDSRKLSYDRLASDALALMDYLGIQRFYIGGLSMGAGVAVNLAVHAENKVMGLILLRSSATDEPMKKEVIEWFSTVSKYLPRENGSQLFEQDPIFPSIKATYPKAIDTFKRYFEDAASVNYFKKFIDIPRDSPIKSKSELTNLTIPTLILANNYDVIHPMEYSLFYARNMKNANYYELTPKTIDAEKHKIEIDTYINTFILSNSK
- the manA gene encoding mannose-6-phosphate isomerase, class I, giving the protein MTEALFLNPVFQDRIWGGTKLHDYFGYDIPSDTTGEDWAISAHPNGPSVIKNGAYKGKTLAELWQENPALFGNPTEEVFPLLTKILDANTDLSVQVHPNDEYAKVHENGELGKTECWYIIDCAPGAELIYGHKAASKEEFATWAKNGEWDKLLRKVAIKPGEFYYVPSGTIHALGTGTLVLETQQSSDTTYRVYDYDRKDAEGNLRELHLDKAIDVTTAPHVDAKLDIRTETRGGLTETTFVSNDFFSVYKWEVDGKAEFTAKAPYTLVSILDGEAVLTIDGNEQAIKKGDHFVLPNEVKAWEVTGEITAIVSTPPVK
- a CDS encoding NADPH-dependent oxidoreductase; translated protein: MNDVLTLLRNHRSFRKYKQGVEIPEEKLDAIIRAAQAAPSWINGQHYSIIAIKDQDRKNKMAELCGNQPYIAECSVFLCFVADFHRVKVASDMHGKSFQIAAEEDLLMVAATDIGLCMQNALTAAESLDYGTICIGGLRRNITATSEFLGLPEFVMPVVGLCIGVPDVEAPVKPRLPKEAVYFEEMYQTDVMPLLEAYDQEIIPFSEREGFVSYTERLAKFYDRPYYPNLTEQIKERGFLGGK
- a CDS encoding helix-turn-helix domain-containing protein, producing MRQQQIDFKWLEENFLTANEAATYLGISKQALLSLAKREVLPFTKKGNMVLFHRIDIELRLENQQSLREKYRPFET